The DNA segment tgctcAGGGATCCCGCCGCAGCGTATGAGATTCAAATGACTAAACAGCCCCTGTGTTTGGCTGCGTATTGCCACAAAACAAGGGCAAAATGGTAAAATAATTACACTACCAAGCAACGTGTTGATCCATACGCATCGTATGTAAAAGGCGGACAGTTCCCACCAAATCAAATTTTCAAAACCTATATAtgttaaattaccattttacccttgtGTTTGGGGCAATACGAGGCTGATTATAAGGGTAAAAAGGTCATCTAccacctttatatacgctgcttaTGGATCACTACGTAGCgtataacaacaacaacaacaacaataataataactataataataataataatgataataataataataatacgcATCATAGAGAACCATACGCAGCTTATATAAGGTTTGTAAATGACCTTTTTACCCTTATAATCAGCTCCATATTGCTCCAAACacaagggtaaaatggtaaaattattatttttatacgCTACTTAGGGTTCTCTACGCTGCGTAGAGGTTCTGATTTAAATCAGAGAAACCCCTACGCAGCTCTGTTCTTCCCCAAATctcaaaaacacacacacacaagagaGCATACGAAGGCGACTGACAAAATCGACCGTATACGACACGAATTCGAAGTATAAAACAGGTATTTACTCAACCTATTTAAgtaatttagattttttttatattttatccGTAAATTAGATGTTTTTTTTAGGTAAATTAGGGTTTGGTTAGTGATTGAACTTTCGTAAATTAGGGTTTGGTTAAGCATTGATTAGTGTAATGTGTAATGCTATTTGAAACCTGTATAATGTGTAATGCAGTTTGATTCCTGTGTAATGTGTAATGCTATTTGTGTCAACTGTAATGGTTCCATGATTATATTAGACTGCTGAAGGTCCCAACAGAAAATAGTGATTTGATAGTAGCAATGGTCGTGCAATGGTCATTGCAGTTGACataaccatggttttaaaaaacgtcCGAGGCGTACGCCTCGAGGCGGTTCGGTTCTACAAACGTTCCCGAGGCGGCGCCTCACCTGTTCTAATTAAACGTACACCTCAGTGTGGTGAGGCGTCCGTTTCGTTTCGTTCCGTTCCATTTTATCTGAGGCGGCGCCTCACCTGTTCTAATTAAACGTACGCCTCAGTTTTAATCTTTATTGCTGAATCGCTACTTTGTTTAATAATTTATTGCTACTGTTTATTATAATGATGATTAGTGATTAGCGATAATTAGTGAATATTGGTGATAATTAGTGAATATTAGCGATAATTAGTGAATATTGGTGATGTTTTAGACTACTTGTGTCTTTTGTGATATGTTTAAATTGTTGAATATGATGTTtagtatttttttataatatatatttttttatatttatttattaataccgccTCGAACTTAGTTTCGAGGCTcgttagtcgacgtcgtccgtaaggcgtgtacgggcctaacgagcgtcgaaactaagttcgtcgttaacgaaccgtaaggcgcgtaggtccctaacgagcgtcgaaactaagatcgaagttttatattttaacaacgatcttagtttcgacgctcgttagggacctacgcgccttacggttcgacttcgactaaataattaaaaaaatttctgttttaaaaaataaatctgTTAAAAAAATTCTGTTTAAAAAAGCAGTTTTCTGTTAAACAgatttatatttttaaacatatttttttaattatttagtcgaagtcttCCCGTAAGGCGTGTAgatccctaacgagcgtcgaaatgCGACTGCAAATGGCTGTGAAATCTTAGTTTAAAAAAGCAATTTTctgtttgcagccgtttaaacgtCCGTTTACGGCTGCAAATGCGGTCGCAAATGGCTGTGAAATCTTAGTTTCGACACTCGTTAGGTTCCTACGCGCCTTACGGGaagacttcgactaaataattaaaaaaatctgtttaaaaaaataaatctgtttaaaaaagttctgtttaaaaaaaattctgtttaaaaaaacagttttctgtTTAAAAAAACTTCGATCTGTTACACATTATATCAAATCACTTTAACAAAAAACAGAATTTTATCTAATAATTTTTTTGCTGTTTCAGGACGAGAAAGATGGATGATGAAATGGAAATAGAAGACATTAATCCGGAGCAGCCGCAGTCGCAGAAGCAGAAGCGTCCACCAGCGGATCCTCTCCTGAATCACCCGTATTTGGAGTTTCCTCCGGATTCTGACGCTGCTCTCCGTTGCGGCAAGCTTCGGAAGATGTACGTCGGTGCCCATTTTGCGGTTTCTTGGAAAACCCTCTGGGAACTCGCGGCTGAAGATTGGGCGCGGGAGTTTGTTCCCCGTGATTCACCGTGGGATCGACTGTTTGAGCTAGCGTTTACACCGAGCTACAGGGAGAAACTGATCGAGTTTCTGTCGTCGTTCGAGTTTCATCCTCGTCGGCCAAATCAGGTTGTGGACCCTGCGCAGCCCCCTACCCCGCCCGAGGTTTCTTTTCGCATGGCTGGCGAGGCGTGTACTATGTCACTTGCAGAGTTTGCGGTGCATAGCGGTTTGTATACGGAGGTTGAGATCGCTACGGATCTATATACGAAGGTACGTTTAACACAAATTTTGTAttgctattattattattattattattattattattattttaatatataaaatttaagATGTAATATTAATTTAACGTTTAATAAACATTCGTGTAAACAGGGGTTGGTAATAGTTGATAAACCCACGCTTTTAGGGTTTTGGGCTCTGATCGCGGACATCGGTCAGTGGGACCACCAACAATCCAAGCAGAGGGTTACGACGATTAAGGATCCGCTCTTCAGGTAcgttagttattattattttaataatagttattattatttaaatacaaaatatatttttttaaacctaaattgttttttttctaaacagaaaactgtttttttaaacagaatatttttttaaacagattttttttgtcgatcttagttttgacgctcgtaacgcgcgtacggtcctaacgagcgtcgaaactaagttcggcccgttaggcccgtacgcgccttacggacgacgtcgactaaataatattttttattatttagtctacgtcgtccgtaaggcgcgtacgggactaacgagcgtcgaaactaagttcgtcgttttatattttaacgacgaacttagtttcgacgctcgttagggacctacgcgccttacggttcgacttcgactaaataataaaaaaatataatttaacgacgATTTTAGTTTTGACGCTCGTAAGGCGCTTACGGgtctaacgagcgtcgaaactaagttcgtcgttaagaattttttttttattatttagtcgaagtcgaaccgtaaggcgcgtaggtccctaatgAGCGTCTacagaaaactgttttttttaaatagaaaatattttttttaaacttaaattgttttttttaacagaaaactgctttttaaacagattttttttaaacagatttatttttttaaacatattttttttttaattatttagccgaagtcgaaccgtaaggctcgtaggtccctaacgagcgtcgaaactaagttcgtcgttaaaatatatatatatttttttattatttagtcgaagtcgaaccgtaaggcgcgtagttCTCTAACGAGCGTTATTAGctgacgtcgtccgtaaggcgcatatgggcctaacgagcgtcgaaactaagttcgtcgttaaaatatatatatatttttattatttagtcgaagtcgaaccgtaaggcgcgtaggtccctaacgagcgtcgaaactaagttcgttgttttatattttaacgacgaacttagtttcgacgctcgttagggacctacgcgtcttacggttcgacttcgactaaataataaaaaaaatgtaatttaacgacgatcttagttttgacgctcgtaaggcgcgtacgggcctaacgagcgtcgaaactaagttcgtcgttaaattttttttattatttagtcgaagtcgaaccgtatgGCGCGTAgatccctaacgagcgtcgacagaaaactgtttttttttttaaataaaaaatattttttttaaacttaaattgtttttttatCAGAAAACTGCTTTTTTAAACAGAAtttttttaaacagatttattttttaaacagaatttttttaacagaatttttttaaacagatttatttttttaaacagaatttttttaattatttagttgaagtcgaaccgtaaggcgcgtaggtccctaacgagcgtcgaaactaagatcgttgttaaaatataaaacttcGATCTtcgtttcgacgctcgttagggacctacgcgccttacggttcgacttcgactaaataataaaaaaatatatatattttaacgacgaacttagtttcgacgctcgttaggcccgtacgcgccttacggacgacgtcgacgtcgtccgtaaggcgcgtacgggcctaacgagcgtcgaaactaagttcgtcgttaaaatatatatatttttttattatttagtcgaagtcgaaccgtaaggcgcgtaggtccctaacgagcgtcgaaactaagttcgtcgttaaaaaatatattttttttttattatttagtcgaagtcgaaccataaggcgcgtaggtccctaacgagcgtcgaaactaagttcgtcgttaaaatatatatatatatattttttttattatttagtcgaagtcgaaccgtaaggcgcgtaggtccctaacgagcgtcgaaactaagttcgtcgttaaaatatatatatttttttattatttagtcgaagtcgaaccgtaaggcgcgtaggtctctaacgagcgtcgaaactaagtgcctcgttttatattttaatgacgaacttagtttcgacgctcgttaggcccgtacgcgccttacggacgacgtagactaaataataaaaaaatataatttaacgacgatcttagtCGATGTCGTCTGATTATTATTTACTGACTGGTTTCCTTTTGTGCAGGTATTTGCACAAAATGATTTCCACTTCGATCACTGCTCGAAACAAAAGCCGGGAGTGGTGCACCAGTGGTGatttatttttcttatattgccTCTTATACAAGAAGCCGTGCGCTCTCGCCTACGGGTTGGCGCAATACTTCACCTCCGCGCATCATCGAGAAGAGCGCGGACAGTTATTCGGCGGCTTCTACGTGACTAGGATAGCCCTTTCGTTGCGCTATCATCCGGAGAATGACCGCGACCATGTAGGCCCGCCGGCACAACCGAAGCGGATGGGGAAGAACGTTTTATCCAGAATGCACGTTACCAAAGACTTCCCAGACGGGAAGCGGTTTAAGAACCCGAACGGCACGCAATACCAGCTTGAACAGCTGCCGGAACAGTTCCCTCCGGTATATCCCCCTGCCGATCCAGAGGTGCCGGAGCCGTATGAGCCGCCCGTCGTCATTCCGCAGCCACCATCGCCGCGTGGACCACCTGGGGCGCCTCAGTTCCCACGCCATGTTTGGCCCGGTCCTAGCCCATCACATCAGCGGCAGCTTCGGTTAGCTGAAAGGAACAATTATCTGTTGGAGTGGGTGGCTGCGGCGCTGCAGCAGCAGTGACAGCATGACGGGTTACCTCCATTACCCTTTATTACGGATGCGGAATGGGATCAGCATctgcatcagcagcagcagcaggagcaGGAGCAGCAGCAGGAGCAGCAGCAGTAGTATTTTATCATTTTGTTATGTATGCACAAACTTTTGTTGTATTGTTGTATATATCAAACTCTTGTATAGTCTGAAAGGTTATATATATACTATGGTGTACATATAAAATTCTGGCAGGTTATATAAACTTCTGACAGGTTATGTAAAATTCTGACATGTTATGTAAAATTCTGACAGGTTATGTAAAATTCTGGCGGTTTAACATGTTCTGTTGTGAATAAAAAATTGAGGAAgcttatatacgctgcgtattgacctatacgcaacgtatataatCCTGGCATACACTCCgcataggtcaatacgcagcgtataacCTAACTAATGTATATAAGGAATTAAGTTTTATCTTCTAACAGCTCCTAgtaggaggataaactggttaaggcgtTGCGGTTCTAAACGAGAAGTCACGAGTTCGATCCTTACAAGGGCCGGTTCTTTAAAGAAGACCCCCTTTTTACcgattttttatatatttacactttggtccctgaagtttcaaatTTTACAAAAGTAGTCCTTGAAGTTTCAAAAATTGtcacaaatggtccctgaagtttcgaaaattgacacaaatggtccctgaagttttgaAAATTGACACAAacggtccctgaagtttcaaaaattgacacaaACTGTCCCTGAACTGTTCAGTTAAGTATGCTAACGGAGTTAGTGTTTAAAGAAGAAATCTTTATATGAAAGTTAACCTGGCTAAACAATTCAGTTAAAATAGTTTCAATAATGACCATATTAGTCCCTGAAGTATGAGTTTCATAAAATGACCaaataggtcaatacgcagcgtatatttTTTGATCGGCGGGTAACAATTACGTAACCATACTTCTTTCCCgtttcttgtacccaattcttAAAATCATACTTTAAAAAAGTTAGGCTAAAAAAAAGTATATAAACCTGGAAAAAATTTGAcacttcaaacctaccaaaaagaCACCAAATTTGCAGCTGTTTTATATACGCTGCATATtaacctatacgcagcgtatataaacctggcaaaaatttgacacttcaaacctaccaaaatgaccccagATTTGCAGCtgttttatatacgctgcgtattgaccactacgcagcgtatatacaccttgttttctgtgcaatgattggttatcaggcactAAGATCTAGGGTTTATCTACgcacagtggcggaactagaacgttaactcaggggtatccaaaaaaaaaaaaaatcatcgtGCAataatacaatattaaaaaaaaaacgacaataaataaataaataaagaaaaacaaatacctaatagatttgcCTTCTTCAGTTTTTTAAATCTTGAAATCGTTTtatcacatcgtcgtcttttacttcatgtaaaaaatccttttcgaccgcacaaaccacagcattgttcaaaaattccgggctcattcgattgcgtaaatccgtcttggcaagcttcaatttcgaaaaacatctttcaacggttgcggttgcaaccgCTAAAAACAAACATGGCCGGCCCTgtgggtgggcggggaggaccaccggccagggcccgatatttcaaGGGGCACATTTTTTATGaaaaacccgatatgtatatgtaaaatatttttttaatagggtaCACTCATACAAACACCAAGATAGACCCCCTtgcaaaactattcttatggtttagattagttattaacccctttggcattaggtttagacctttagtgagccaaatacccaatttcgttaaggcctaagggcacattttttcgagctcgaacagggtacacgaattctcagggtcAGCCCTGAAAACAAACTCGAGTTTTTTACCATATAACATTATAACTGGTTTGGGCTAACATATAACATTATAACTGGGCTTTAATAACAATTGGTTGAGCTTATTATTTACAATCTTCATTATTGAATGTAAGCACTTCATAACTGGGCTTTAATAACAATTGGTTGGGCTATATAAACTGATTCGGGCTTATTATTTACAACTGCAATTTGGGCTTAAAATTTTTAGGGGTGTCCTCGTAGTTGTTTAGGGGTGTCCTTTGTATaaaaaatcgaaaacaaaatgaaattttacactaccggtacaaagttgagccgtagcccgtgctacggccgGTATTACATTAGGTCCGCCTCTGTCTACGCAGCGTATATACACCTTGTTTCTATGCAATGATTGGAGGGGCTTCActaaatggctctaacttgggctacggggtccgttttgggcgtgcctacggcggtttgggacatcgtccgggccaaaaaacgcttatttctattagttatctacatttttatgtttttttcggtgttttgggcattttgtttttgtgtttgtgtttggcCCATGGCCTTTTTgtggcccatttcgaatttctgtcattatttatatgtttctcttgtAAGTTGAAAGATTAGACTTGAATTTCGAAATTActcaattttcacttcaaattttgtgccctttgggttgaattttggggtttGGGGAAGATCAACACGGGTATTTGCAGAATCAACGTGTTTTGCTCTTCGTTATCTTAACACATGCTACATCACCATTTGGGGTTTTgatgatggggggggggggggattgttTTGGAATGAAAAAGGAGGCGTTTTCTGAGTTTCTTGGAAGAGTAGTATGTGATTATCGTGTGGTGGGTCTTGGGTGGGGTGGGGTTGGGGTCACAATGGTTAACTATGATCGTTAAAAAGAGGAGAATTTTTTTTAAGAACAAAAAGAATATGTTTTAAACCAATAAAAATGCTTCATTTTGTGTAATTAACATCACTGTAACATTAACATCATTGTAACGCAGTATATGTAAATTTacaattttaattaatttattatattTCCCTAAATTAGCTAACTAATTGAACCTGTAACTCATTTTTAAAATATGCTCTTTCAAAACAACTTAATTTACGGTATAGATAAATTTtaaatatgtgtaggataaattttgatatatgtaggataaagtgtaggataaattttgatatgtgtaggataaagtgtaggataaatttcgatgTGTGTAGCATATATGTATGATAAATTTTGATACGTGTAGGATAAACTTTGAattgtgtaggataaaatgtttttgtttAATTAACGAGAGATAAAATAATTAATAGGTGATGTTGTGCTAGAAGAAGTACATAAAGTTAACAACAACATGGATGATCCTGAAGGAGATACGTTACCCCTCCTGGATCTCTAACTCAATCATGATAAGAAAAACATATAACTCGTGGCGAATCTGCATAGATTTCAAGGATTTAAATCGAGCCACACCCAAAGACTATTACCCACTACCAGAAATAGACGCGAAAGTGGACTCGGTGGCCCACTATCGGTTTAAGTGCGTTCTAGACGCATCCCTGATGATTATGCTCGACACGGTAGCATCGTAAGATTCTTAATTTTGGCATGCTTTCTTCGGGGTCTCTAGTTCAAATAACGACTTACACGTACTCTATCGATCGCCGTTATTCAACGCCGTCGAACACAGGTCCACATCGAAGCGCATGCTTTCAGTTAATCCCTCTGAAGGAGCATCTACCAGAAGCCCTTTCGGTTCCCAGACCCAATACCTCAACATTTTGGCGGTCACCATGAGGCCGTGGTGCGTCAAAGTATAGCATCGATGGTCCTACCTGGACTACCACCTCTAGGGACAACTCAACAAGTCAAGTTAACCCTTGAATTAGGGTGAACCAATTTCCTGCAACTATGACACTCTGGATGATTGAGTATGTCCGGGCGGAACTAGCCAAGGGGTTTAGGCTTCAATTGTCTTACGACAAAGAACCATGGGTGGTCTCTCCGATTTCTAGCGCACCACCCATAAGCCATATTTCGTCACATACCCTATAGGAACACCAATCATATGTTACTCCTCCATCGTGAGGACGAATACAGGGGAGCCAACTCTAGTCTAGGCCTTCTTCGTTCTTGGCATAACCTTCCATGACCCCGGCTTCAATGCTGGCAAACTTTGCAAACAGAAACCCACCCCCAAGGAGCCAGTTCGGTTCAGGATTGTATAATCAAATGTACATCGCCCATGGACCAATCATGCACACGGAACAAAGGGTTATTGATGGCGAATGGAAGATCTATCAGCGCCTTACAACCGCGAGACCAAAGCAAGTTCACGCAAAGAATCAACGACTTTGCATGCCCAGCCAAGACCAAGATGCCCCCTAATATGTGAACGTATGATGGAACGACagttaatctagtagccattataatcatttacattataaagatcaaaatatataacaacctattaaataattagttggtaattgttgatgaaccttattacccttattaactaattgggtttcctcttgggtgcatatataagcaGACTAATGTAGAGGTTACAGAGTCAGACAACTTGTATTAACTCATAACATCAATCGCCTCTCTCCCCAACCGAATACCCTTTTCGGtttatcatcaccatcattagtttgcaccctaaggaggaaccagatcatcctgacaagcatgtcgaactcaatggctgcatctcttaCCGGATTCTCTATTGGCCTGTCTGCTATCACatgtatgttattcatgttttccattatgtttaaacagatcTAATCAACAGCAAGCATGTGTGGTGTGTTACTGGTTGCGTTTGTGTGGTGCGCAAATGGTGCATACCAGCCTTGCGGGCGACGCTCGTTTAGCGTGCAAGTCAGGCATGCAAATTACAATGTGGCGCACGGGCATGTCTGGAGACCGGAGACACGGGCTAGGACGTGCGTGAACGTATACTGGTGCACTCGTTCCAGCTCGTGTGACCGATGCATACTGGTGCGCTAGCTCTAGCTCGTTCCACCTGTTCAGCAGGTACTGCAGAACGGTTTCCACTGCTATGTTCCTCTCACAGTAGAAAGTTAATTCTCGTTTaattgtattatatatacattttatacaataaAAGCACGGAGTTAATATTAAGGAGTATCAATTGGTTTTGAACGATAAAACTAAGGGAGAATCTTAGTTGATTGTCGCTCTGATGCTTCTACCCTATTCTTCCTAGGTGCTTATTTTAATTGTAGCTCGTATTAACGTATTCATTTTTCATTAATCTTGTAATAATTTAGTTATAAAACCATGAACAGCTCCCGAAAACAAACTATAATTGAAACCAAAGATGAAAAAGAGGATCTTGCCTGCACAAAGCTTCTAATCATTTGATCAGTATAGTATTCAGGATCTGATTCTTGTAGCGATAACAACACTTCAATCATCGTCTTTTTTGTTTCCTCTTTTGATCCTCTAAGTTGCTCGATCAATCCTTGAAAGAACCGATCCCTCTTTTGGTTCAACGTAATCAACTTCTTCTCCAACCGGTTTCCCAACCAACTCAATATCGGTAAGTAATCGGCGATATTAGTCGCACTAGCGAGCAAAAACATCTCATCCATTATCTCCCTGAGTCGTTTTCCTTCTTCCTCGGCCGCAGAAATATCTCCGCAGAAATACCTCTTTCCAGATATCATCCGCATCATCACATTCAACGTGAACTCATAAAAAACTGACTTCATATTCACTGGTGAATTAATGGTAAATAATTTACGGACAAGAAGGCGGCCTTCCTCAACGCGTATGTGGTGAAACTCGTTCAGGCGGTGAGTTGATAAGATCTCGGTTGAAGCAATGCGGCGTAGGTTGCGCCAGTTTTCGCCGTAGGAAGACCAGATGAGAGTGGTGTAGTTGTTGCCGATGATCTTACCGAATAACATGTGAGGGCGGTTTGCGAAAATAATGTCATTCTTGGTGAAGCATTCCTCGGCAGCCGAAGGGGAAGAGATCAACAGCACACGGCGGAACCCGAGGCGGAGAAGGAGTACGGGGCCGTATTTGGTCGAGAGTTTGGCTAGGGTTCGGTAGACAGGTGGTTTCAAGAGGTAGAGATGGCCGATTATTGGGAGGGTCGGGAAGACGGTCGGCGGGTGGTTGGAGGATTTGCGACGGATGAGATATGAAGCTAGAAGTAGGAGGAGGAGGGAGATGTATAGATAAGAAACCTCCATTTTTGGTGTTTTTGTTGATGATGGATTTTGTTTATAAAGAAGAAAGAAGATTGGTTTTTTGTTATTAACCTTCAATTATTATCTTGTCTTAAATCTGTTACAAGAATtataatatgtatatttttataatttgTCTTAAGTTTAATGGAATCTTGTTTGTTTCGTGCAACGAATATATAGATACAACCGAAGTATGTAACGGTCGACTTTGGCTGTAGCATGTAATATAGAGTTGATGAGGGACTCGGTGCGTTGACCTAAATTGATCAAGAAAACAACATGATATTTTCTTCATTCATTAAATGAACAACTCTTTTTATCAACCACGTTATAATGTTTTATTCATTTTGATATAAAACCAACTTGTTTTTACTCTGATAATTGTTATAAAATATACTATAACAAATGAATTACTCTTCTTATGGATTAGATTTTATAATATGGTTTTTGCTACTCTACAAGAGAGATTTCACGTACGAAGTGTATGTTAGAATCTCAGTCATAGATTTCCAAAGATCAATGTTCTAAATGATAAGGTGACAATTTTGTGAAGAACATGATTCTAGAATGTAAAATAACAAATAGAAAAAATGGTATTATAGTCTTTTCTCCTTTGAACTACTTCCATAATTTTCAAACAATTATAACTTTTTCATAggataatatttaaaaaaaatttacaccATATTAATGAGCATATTATTTCCTTTAATTTGAGTATGTTATTGCTATAGTGTTCttaatttttaattgtttttattttacaaGGTATAaagttatgtgattatgtgacgttatgtgattatgttacagTACGTAATAAGGTCCTCGAACATAATCAATAAATACCTAATCACGTACCAAATACTAAAATGTATACCTGAATTTATAATCAGGTACCATGTGTGCAAAAGCAGTAATAATTACTAAATATAATAATTACGTAAGATGTGTGCAAAAACTACATGTATAATCAGGTAACGACTTATATTACAGATCAATTCACGTAATAGCATAAAACAATTGAGTTCTAATGTATAATTACGTAATACACATAACTTTAGTAAATAAAAACATTATACAATCAATAAAACTATAATAATGTAACTACATACTGATAAACAATCAAATATATTCAATTGTTACATATAGTATGATTATAGGTGTACGGTCACATTAAGCATTTATTACTACTTACACATATGGAACGTAATTACGTACTGGAACACAATAAT comes from the Helianthus annuus cultivar XRQ/B chromosome 4, HanXRQr2.0-SUNRISE, whole genome shotgun sequence genome and includes:
- the LOC118491466 gene encoding cytochrome P450 81Q32-like, which produces MEVSYLYISLLLLLLASYLIRRKSSNHPPTVFPTLPIIGHLYLLKPPVYRTLAKLSTKYGPVLLLRLGFRRVLLISSPSAAEECFTKNDIIFANRPHMLFGKIIGNNYTTLIWSSYGENWRNLRRIASTEILSTHRLNEFHHIRVEEGRLLVRKLFTINSPVNMKSVFYEFTLNVMMRMISGKRYFCGDISAAEEEGKRLREIMDEMFLLASATNIADYLPILSWLGNRLEKKLITLNQKRDRFFQGLIEQLRGSKEETKKTMIEVLLSLQESDPEYYTDQMIRSFVQARSSFSSLVSIIVCFRELFMVL